From Diorhabda carinulata isolate Delta chromosome Y, icDioCari1.1, whole genome shotgun sequence:
aatataaattagcttttttaattcttgaaataagaaaacaaaaccttattaaaatattaaacaaaaacatatatttaatgaattaaaatcttAAAAGTACCTACTTAGACCATTCTAGTATTCAGTCTTACAATTTTTGAGGTAACTCTTTTAGCTAtagttctataattattatctgttttactttttatcagcagtcatttatataacaaaatatacttattctagcagaatataaactaaatgcagtcttcttaaatattaaacaacaaaacagaacatttttaaagtttagACCTACATCAATGTAagttacattaataaaattctaaatcaaaataatcaatcctatacttattttcatcaacttaaagttttgatcaacaaccttattttaaatagtttttacctactcaatgaaaacaatcataactttaactacaaaaataaaaagcaattattGCACTCACAACACGATTTGTCTATCTTGTATTTGtctttaattattgaagaaacttGTTTCTACGCttagtaaatttctttctttagtTCATTGTTGTGTAATTAATGAGAATACCCTCTCCACGTTGGCATTATGCGCcggaatgcaaaaaaaatacTGCGCAATTTCCAGCAATTCCGAATATAAATTCGCATTTggcgttttaaaaaattgtacccAAAGTTGATTGGATTTTAAAAGCTTATCTTGTTCAGTTAACTTTTTGCAAAAATCCTTTAAATCCACCCattcatcaattaattttgcGTCGTcaatgtctatatttttatcttttaaatagaGGACAGTGTCTTCAATAAGAGTCCACTCTgtgttgttattaattttcggcaaaaacatccaatcaaatttttcaaattgttttaaagGTTTCATCcattcttcaatatatcttttaatttcacTGTAGAAGTCATGTGTGCATTTTTTAAACTCTTGTTTCctgttttcatcttctttatttaaaatactcTGAACGTTCAGCGGCACAAAATTTTCCTTAATTCGGTCTTCTAAACTTTTTGTTATGGAAGAAAGTATGCTTTTTGTTTCAAGAATTGAATTATCGCCTTTTTCTCTAATGTCTGTATTTTTGTGTGAATGGTGTGCATAATTGAGTGTATAAGGAACAGGTATGCTTCCGATAGAGGATTTTCgaaaaactgtttaattaaaACAGGTGGCCTTTCTatgctttcaaaataattaagtaaaggACGGTAGAGCTTCAGAATTCGCTCGATAGCTGAAAACAGGAAACGCGTTTTGGAATGATACAGAAGCTGTTTATATTCGACCTCAGCGGTTTCGCATAATTCTTTAAGAGCTTCGGTTCGTACTgtgtaaatggaaaaaaaattataaatttttaagacGATGGATTCAATGTCTACTGCCAGTAAATCACATCCGTGGTACACTGCGTTGTTAATGACATGTCCAGAGCAACCCACACCAACCAACTTTGGGTTTAGATTTTCCTTCAGcttgtggaaaacattatttgttccAAATCTATCTATCCCACCGAAGTTTGTATTGCAATTATCTCCACCAAAAGCAATACATTTAGACAAGAGATCATGCCGGCGTAGCTGTGTTATTATCAGTTCGGTAATAGTGTCAGATGTCTCGTTTTTagtgttttcaatttcaagcACCTTAGTagtgattccatttttttacatcaaaatattgaaaaaccagcGGGAATAATTTTGTGCTTCCGTGATTACTAGCATCAGTAGCCACACTTATGAATGGTACATCTTGTAAATCAGTCTTAAATTGTTCAACCGACAAAGGGCTCAGCCCTCCGGTGGCGATCACAGTTGCTTTTGTTCGATTGCACGTAACGCAGTATCTGACGTCGAAAATAATTCGTGGTTGAGAGCACAAGTGCAGTCCAATGAATTAAAAGACATATGATGACTTACTGTATGATAGACGAAAGCGCCTTCCGCTGCTGAAATAAGGAGGTCTTCCGATGTCGATCTCACAAAATAtgttgcaatatttttaaatttttaaatttgttttgtgtttcAGCGTACTTAAATGCTCATTTAGGGCTGTAACGCCTTTGTTTGCGATTGAAATACTCGTAGAACAAACGACACAAAACGCTTCCCAGTCatatcttccttttttaaacatcgGGAACTTACTTTCCAAATCACTGTTAAATAGGCATTTACGCTTAGGCATTTTGATGTCTAAtctgaaaagaataaaataagtacctaaaaatatagtcaatagagaatttcaataattaaacaaagggataaaattagaactatagaatacaaaattctaagcaaataaatttcaaaaagcaaaatgagCATCTtgacttaatattattatatttttggataaaaagtaGCTAAGTACCTACTTACTGGGGAtataatcatacataatttatgcAATTTCAGCCTAACCTGTTCGTGTAAAAAGGTTACAAAAATAGATAGACTTATTTTCATAGGTATAATCGAAATGTGGATAGCATTCAGAAGAGCAGTGTCGCACTAcctgtaaaaatatataaaactacgatatttaagaaaaatattctttgctTACCACATGTACCTACGTAAGTTCACCCGCTTAACTGGAACGACGCGATATCTGCATTCGTCAAACCGTCGTTGCGGAGTGCGGGACGCGCGTCGTGAATTCGAACGAACGAACGGCGGACCGCGGCTACCACGACGGGAGGGGTGGGGGAACGGTGAATACACATGGTTCGTCGGTTGATCGTGGTGTGCGAGCATAGATAGTGCGTGACTCGCGGgcgacacaattttttttaaattttcttatttaaaaacccgGTCTACAAATGAAACCTTCCCCGGACGGTCCCCGGATGCCCTCTAAACTAGTTCAAATCCGGGGAAACCCGGACGGATGGCAACCCTGGGCCaacatataggtttttaatgaggatatgcttatttattataattaatagtcaatttatgtcaaaaacaagatgaatgaaatatgaagaagagccatgatgaggaacattatgctgaaaacaaaaaacgtgaaacagaaaagtcaaaagtgtaaaatgaagaaagaaagaacaagaaataaggaaatcaaaaagataaaattatgccccatcgcgtcattttacaacaaaaacaataatatttcattaacaagctcaaaaaattttggcagcactttcattcattttatcgcacagaaagttaaaaagtcgggattgcttcgGTCgcgacttaatgaaagttacaaccttcagttcatagcacgagcaccatcagtcgtccgtccaattcagggccggattaagatttataaggcccggggctgaAGTAATGACGGGgtccccttaaggaattcggaaacccggaaaaattcacaaaataaaatcaatacgttagatttgtggtatcaacacatcaaaaaatacagaatgattttcAAATGatgggccctcttggacctgtgGCCGGAGGCTATAGCCCCCTCAAGCCCCTGGCTTAATCCGGTACTggtccaatcctttttgtccgttttatttcgttatctgtaattaaatcatcgagatatttaaaagtCTTTTCTCCTGTTGGTTTAgacgataaagacttgcaaCAAAGCAGTTCTTTTATGCTTTCATTGGGATcgaacctaacaaaggctaatagattagcctggccagcaacttcagtactttcatcaagttgatgtgaaaagtttcttttaaaactgtaactgtgaatttgaccgatttttttgtttcctcttCAGCGAATGAAAcgtcagattctaccctacagggtgttttgttccttttttagctatcaataaggataggcgatatgatgcaattgtagtttgtctatttttctcaccaTTGATGTTTTTGTGATTATCTTTGCAGTTTTTAAGGTTTCATACTCTcatcagcaaatacttcgaaacataaaacacactaaagtagcaggtcgtcatctgtgccagtaaccacaaaaaccatatttcaaataatcagcaatgtacttacggGACTTACTTCTTaaggatttcttttaaaaattctaaaataggctaataaaaataagttatgcattgagatgtttattattataaattattaataaatgaattttgtcttattACTTGGTTtgaaataagaactttcaaggcacttaccatttaaccaatcaaatcatctatttgtatttttcctcctttggtgcttggaacgataccgttgagttttggtcttgataagtttgttttttcttctccttattaaccaacttcaaccagttattgaattttgtcactaccaaatttttgtaatacaaattgttttctttactcaaagacgacggcattttaaaacttctataattttaatatacatataacacttattaaccgtcttactttcattcacttaaaaaaatatttctgacaattgttgctatagttacgatgatttaactatctgaaacaaataaaatgaaaatatgtagacatatatgtaataccaactgtccatataggagtcttacctatatgagtaataatagtattaccattgtataaagaatattctttatacaatggtattaCAGTATATGTTAGACAATGTATTATAAccaaataatattatacaacgttgcctacaatattttttgtattgaaagggaaaacgacaacatactagtacgttgtgaagtgaattagacagtttaggttattgcgtatctgtcattatattaagttataacaataaaaaggatatttttattctaataatactaaaaacaacaagttatgggtccgaaacttttcactgtataaataaataattcgaattacgaaactaaaaacgaaaattcattagaacaaaaaactcttttctggaaactgtaaaataagtggaataactttaaaagcatatagaattatggacttagTTATAAATCGCATACCGAGTATTATTCATGATTATGATAtaaacatacatttgtcaacacATATTATAAGCTGTACTGGTAAATgatacggaaatatttgaaaaattgtctaagctgtatgaaggagatacagaacaattaaaaggtaaggtcactCAAAAATgtttcagctatacctataagagaaatgacaatcaatatatctgtattcatgataataaccacaatgagaggcaaTGAGtatacacatttaaaaaactagaagatcaaagcatgatgaaatctgcaaaacctGACTTAAGCGtaaaaggtattggaaacaCACATTTTGaagaatgctttcttcagaatgttataatattttcactggaacacaaaagttaagtgtcagactggataatagaatacataaaaatgtttgaaactaaatttgataaaatgtaaacgagttttgttattacatttttaattattcaaaattacgatgaccaatttgcaaaaaatgaattcttctcgctataaaaagatggatacataaacacgaaccaatcaaatctacaaaaatcaacattaaaaaatatttaatgacaaaaaaaacatacaaagcaaattgatgtgaatcggggcgtgactatttaaccgataaacgtgtttggttttccatatttttctaaaaatttattctctccattatgagcaattgtttttgattcttttatcgtttttaacatatacagggtgatgaatgttaggttggaactcaacaacaacgaaactaccattttttaaaataaattttacacttaaatatttttctttcactttgtTTAATGAAAGACTCCCacgttacttttatttttgtttttgtatatttttgtacgtttttagacgtttttttattgaatttttactactaactacatatttagtatcatttttgtctatttttcgacattatttcattgaattttcttctttttcttgattctaggcctattccggctttttccgtaatttttgaaatacaataaaaatttgactttttttaaaacgaaagactccaaaaatcaagaaaatttagaagtaaaaacatattaaaaggtctaaaaaattagaaattaaataaacatatacaaaagtcagacaaagctttcgaaaaatcagatatctatgcgAAAGGTTTCGAGGGCCTAAATGCTCTTAGAATAAACAGCTtattacttggttatcgaaacgcgcgtcaactATATCGccgtgaacaatgtattcagtctgtttggttatatagccactgctttttataaataaatcccaAGCAGTACGCTGCATCacaaaataaacttctacatttcgtataaatAGTATGTAATGAATTAAAAACCGAAATTGCAGGATATGTTGTGATGTCTGCTAGTCgaaaacggatattttaaatttcaaaaagtcataaaaaaaacatcacgaaccCCTGTTAGAATATATGGAACGTAACCAATTTTTAGTTAACTGTCAAATGTTGGTAATATAAGTTGACGTCTGTCAATTGATCTTATCAATCTTGCTCTTTTATGTGTAAgactaaaattaaaacaaattgtttgtactgaaaatcatatcagttattattttcaaaccacgtaaCTTTCCTTTATGGTAGCAGAGCGTGGTTCCGTGGAAATAACAGAAGACTGAAGAAAGTGATTATACAAGtgttaaaattaagtttagtaATATGGAGGTTATAATTACAACGTACTTCTCGTCAAACTTAATCTTCAAAATgggttcaaattttttttgatttggaaaaactagtcggaagagaaaattttaccACTTGGAAAACATTTACAGCATGAGGATTTGTGGTGTTGTATCGAACCGTCTGATAACAAACCAATTAAAGCAAGTAAGGTTGTAAATGCCAAAGCCAAGTTGATTTTACTTCTGGACCCTCAAAATTATGTTCATGTTCAAGATTGTTCAACTGCAAAAGAGGTATGGGAATGTTTACAACAAGCTTTTGATGATAAAGGGCTCACGCGAAGAGTTGGCTTACTAAAAGACttaataaatactaaattgGAATCTAGTTATAGTCTTGAAGAATATGTGAGCAAGATCATCAATACTGCTCACAACCTGCGTAACATTGATTTTGACGTAAACAATGAATGGCTTGGTACTTTGATGCTGACAGGCTTACCAGATGAATACAAGCCCATGATTATTTTGCTTGAGAGCTCAGGCAGCAAGTTAAAAACAGAGGACCAAGATGCTATAATTGCAATAAATAAGGTCATTTTGCTAAACTATGTAAACAACCAAAGAAGTTAGCGAATAAAGGAGAAGGTTTCCCagtaactgttaaacaaaatgtGAGTGATAAATAGCTAATAGACTCAGGAGCATCTTTGCACATGACTTGCAAGATGACTGGTTGTATAATGTCACTGAGCCAACTGTGAAAAGTGTTACTGTGGCAAACAGAGAGCCATTAACTGTAAAAGGAGTTGGATGTGTGGacattcaaataaatcagaaagATAAAATACAAGTTAAAAATGTACTGTTTGTTCCTGGTTTAGCTGCCAATCTTCTTTCAGTCAGCACAATCGTGAAGAATGAgcataatgttatattttatgacAAGGGATGTGACATTCAGAATGCTAAAGGAGAGGTTATCTGTAATGcagtattgaaaaataacctATATGTTATGAACATAAGTGGAGAAGAGGTTCATCTGACTTCAAGTGCTGTGAATTATAATGACACTTATCTGTGGCATCTGCGAATGGGACACTTGAATTTTTCAGACATTAAGAAAGTGCCAAATTGTGTTGAAGGTATGTCTTTGACTTTGGACAAAGGTAATGTGATCACATGTATTCATTGTTGCTTGGTTGCCATTTAAAAATGGAGGTTTAAGAGTAGTAAGACCACTTGAACTAATACATTCTGATTTATGTGAccctatgaaaaatatttcatatgcaggtaagaaatattttataactttcattgaTGACTACACATGAATAGTACATGTGTACTTTCTTAAAGATAAAATGAGTGTACTTGATACGTTCAAAGATTTCAAGTCAAAAGTAGAGAAtgaattaaattgtaaaattaaaaagttacgcACAGATAATGGTAAAGAGTACtgtaataacaattttgagaaatttttaactaatcatGGTATAATTCATCAGACATCTACTCCGAACACTCCAGAGCACAATGGCTTGGCAGAACGAATGAACAGAAAACTAGTTGAGAGAGCAAGGTGTATGTTGTTTTATGCCTGGAGAAGAAACTATGGGCTGAAGCTTTGGCAACTGCTGCGTATATTGTAAATAGATCTCCTACAAAGGCTTTGGAAGGTAAAACACCGAATGAACTGTGGAAAGGTAAAAAACCCAATTTATCTCATTTAAAGATTTTTGGCTCTGTTGCTATGGTACATGTACCAaaagaaaaacgtcaaaaatgggATAGACAGGTCTATGATAGTAATGTAACTGTTCGATCACTCCATACACGTGACAAACAGCACAGTGATAATCATGAAAATCATATGTGTTTCTCTACTGAACTGACCGACCCACAGGCAGTTGAGGAAGTCTTTGACTTCACTACTGGCTAACAAATGGAAAAAGGCTATGGATGAGGAATGTACTTCTCTGATGAAAAACAATACGTGGAATTTAACAGATCTTTGTCCAGGAAAAAAGGGCTTTACCTAGCAAATggatatttaaaacaaaaacaaaccagAGTGGAAATGTTGTACGTTACAAAGCAAGACTTGTTATAAAAGGCTATGAACAGAAAAAGGGCATTGATTACGAAGAAACATACTCACCAGTTGTCAGGTACACAACAATTCGTTTTATATTTGCCTTAGCAGCTAAATATCAGCTACAGATTGATCAGATGGATGAAGTGTCAGCCTTCAAGGAGAATTGAAGGCGCTTTTTGATATGAAAGATATTGGTCCAGCAAGTCAATGTGTGGGTTTACACATTaagagagaaaaagaaaaagtaattattgatcaagaaaaatatataactgaaattttgactcATTTCAGAATGTCAGACTGCAAACCTGTGAAAACTCCATTTGAAATTGGTATGAAATTCATGAGTAAAGATGAAGATGAGTTTAGTTGTCCCTATCAGCAAGCAATTGGGTCATTGTTATATGTGGCACAAGGAACTCGTCCAGATATATGCTTTGCATCATACATTAagtagatttaataaaaaaccaaatagaGAGCACTGGACTGCAGTGAAGAGAATATTTAGATATCTACAAGGAACTAAAAATGGTAATGAAGAAATCACAGGTTATTGTGATGCAGATTGGGCGACCGAAAGTCTTGCActggttatttatttatgttacaAGGTGGTGCAATATCTTGGCGACAACAGACAGTCGCTCTGTCAACTGCAGAGGCGGAGTACATGGCGATGTCTTCTGCAGCACAAGAGGCATTATGGCTGCTGCAGTTACATGAGGATCTTGGTGTTCAGCTGAACAACCCACTTATAATCTACAGTGACAACCAGAGTGCAATTAAATTGACTACTAATGATTGTTATCTACCTCGATCAAAACATATTGATATACGCTATCATTTTCTGAAGAGTCAtgtaaataatctaaaaattaaatttttgtatataaaaggTGAGGAAATGATAGCAGATAGTTTAACAAAAGGTACGACTAGTGATTAACATTTGTATTGTACCGTAAAAATGGGGTTGTGTTCCAAGGGAGGGTGTTAGAATATATGAAACGcaaccaatttttattcaactgtCAAATGTTGCTAATGTAAGTTGACGTCTGTCAATTGATCTTATCAATCTTGCTCTTTTATGTGTAAgactaaaattacaataaattgtttgtactgaaaatcatatcagttattattttcaaaccaatgtaattttcctttaaccccaataaaacaaacagtatccaatagaaagtttgagtattaaattttataccacaaatattgaaacataatcatttattcagttttacgaattgagaaacgtaattATCTAAAGat
This genomic window contains:
- the LOC130902919 gene encoding uncharacterized protein LOC130902919, with the protein product MEHEDLWCCIEPSDNKPIKASKVVNAKAKLILLLDPQNYVHVQDCSTAKEVWECLQQAFDDKGLTRRVGLLKDLINTKLESSYSLEEYVSKIINTAHNLRNIDFDVNNEWLGTLMLTGLPDEYKPMIILLESSGSKLKTEDQDAIIAINKVILLNYVNNQRTNRLRSIFAHDLQDDWLYNVTEPTVKSVTVANREPLTVKGVGCVDIQINQKDKIQVKNVLFVPGLAANLLSVSTIVKNEHNVIFYDKGCDIQNAKGEVICNAVLKNNLYVMNISGEEVHLTSSAVNYNDTYLWHLRMGHLNFSDIKKVPNCVEGMSLTLDKDKMSVLDTFKDFKSKVENELNCKIKKLRTDNGKEYCNNNFEKFLTNHGIIHQTSTPNTPEHNGLAERMNRKLVERARSLATAAYIVNRSPTKALEGKTPNELWKGKKPNLSHLKIFGSVAMVHVPKEKRQKWDRQVYDSNVTVRSLHTRDKQHSDNHENHMCFSTELTDPQAVEEVFDFTTG